Proteins encoded together in one Urocitellus parryii isolate mUroPar1 chromosome 3, mUroPar1.hap1, whole genome shotgun sequence window:
- the Efna2 gene encoding ephrin-A2, whose translation MAPAHRPLLPLLLLLLPLPPPPPCARAEDARANADRYAVYWNRSNPRFHAGAAGGGGGYTVEVSINDYLDIYCPHYGAPLPPAERMEHYVLYMVNGEGHASCDHRQRGFKRWECNRPAAPGGPLKFSEKFQLFTPFSLGFEFRPGQEYYYISATPPNAVDRPCLRLKVYVRPTNETLYEAPEPIFTSNNSCGGLAGCRLFLSSVPVLWTLLGS comes from the exons ATGGCGCCCGCGCACCGCCCgctgctgccactgctgctgctgctgctaccgCTGCCGCCGCCTCCGCCCTGCGCGCGCGCTGAGGACGCCCGCGCCAACGCGGACCGCTACGCTGTGTACTGGAACCGCAGCAACCCCAG GTTCCACGCGGgcgcggcgggcggcggcggcggctacACGGTGGAGGTGAGCATCAACGACTACCTGGACATCTACTGCCCGCACTACGGGGCGCCGCTGCCGCCGGCCGAGCGCATGGAGCACTACGTGCTGTACATGGTCAACGGCGAGGGCCACGCCTCCTGCGACCACCGCCAGCGCGGCTTCAAGCGCTGGGAGTGCAACCGGCCCGCGGCGCCCGGGGGCCCGCTCAAGTTCTCGGAGAAGTTCCAGCTCTTCACGCCCTTCTCGCTGGGCTTCGAGTTCCGGCCCGGGCAGGAGTACTACTACATCT CTGCCACACCTCCTAACGCTGTGGACCGGCCCTGTCTGCGACTCAAGGTCTATGTGCGGCCCACCA ACGAGACTTTGTACGAGGCCCCCGAGCCGATCTTCACCAGTAACAACTCCTGCGGCGGGCTGGCTGGCTGCCGCCTCTTCCTGAGCTCTGTCCCTGTGCTGTGGACCCTCCTGGGCTCCTAG
- the Fam174c gene encoding protein FAM174C: MGPRVPPALLLLLPALLCWAEDAAPSQPAPAPSPQPATTNGSLPDEPHNRTHAWVPGAQGSALLRSFYVLTGLCGLAALYFLIRAFRLKKPQRRRYGLLANTEDPTEMASLDSGDEETVFETRNLR, translated from the exons ATGGGGCCGCGCGTGCCGCCGgcgctgttgctgctgctgccggCGCTGCTTTGCTGGGCTGAGGACGCTGCGCCGTCTCAGCCCGCGCCCGCGCCCTCGCCGCAGCCCGCCACGACGAACGGGAGCCTGCCGGACGAGCCACACAACAGAACGCATGCGTGGGTTCCGGGCGCGCAGGGCTCGGCGCTGCTGCGCTCCTTCTACGTGCTCACGGGCCTCTGTGGCCTGGCGGCGCTCTACTTCCTCATCCGGGCATTCAG GTTGAAGAAACCACAACGGAGAAGGTATGGGCTCCTGGCCAACACTGAGGACCCCACCGAGATGGCCTCACTGGACAGTGGTGATGAGGAGACTGTCTTTGAGACAAGGAACCTGAGATG A